Within Nocardia fluminea, the genomic segment CCGCCGACTACACACCGCCGATGGGCTGGGCGACCGGCCCCGTCCCCCTCGACGGCCTACCCATCCGACTCGAACGCCTCGGCGCCTCGGTGTCCGCATGAAGATCACCGCCGACCACACCCGCTGCGAGGGCCACGGCATGTGCGAAGCGTTGCTGCCCAGCATCTTTCGGGTCGACGACGAAGGCAACGTGACGGTGCTGACCGAGCAGGTGCTCGAAGCCGAACTCGACGACG encodes:
- a CDS encoding ferredoxin; the encoded protein is MKITADHTRCEGHGMCEALLPSIFRVDDEGNVTVLTEQVLEAELDD